In the Nitrosopumilus cobalaminigenes genome, AACCTGAATACGATCTAAAATAATTTTATTGCTTCTTGAACTTGTGGATAATGAGCAGGTACTTTGTACATTCGTCTAATATTCATTGCAAGGTTTTCTGATTTACTACGTTCTCCGTGATTAACTAATACACGACGAAGTTTTGGTCTTAGTCTTTGTACAAATGACATTAATTGATTATAATCACTGTGTCCACTGAAACCATCTAGTTTTTCAACTCCACAGTTAATTGAAACGACTTCTACTTTGCCTTCTTTACCTAACATAGTGGCTTGTTTTGAACCATCAAGTACTCTTCTTCCCAAGGTTCCATTTACTTGATATGAAACAAACAATACTTTGTTCTTTTTATCAGGTGCAATATTTTTAAAATATTCCAAAACTGGTCCACCCTCTAACATTCCAGAGGTTGCCAAGATTATACATGGTGAATTATCTCTCATTGGTTCTTCCCTAGCATCTGCATGCTCAATGTTGGTAAAGTATTCTGAATCAAATGGATTATCATCAGTTTCTAGAATTTTTTGTTTAAGTTCTCTTGCAAGATATTCAGGGTATGACTCATGTATTGCTGATGCTTCAGATATCATACCTTCTGTAAATACAGGAGCTTCAACCATTTCTCCTGATTTCATGTAATGATCAATTACCATCATAATTTCTTGTGCACGACCAACTGCAGGTATTGGAATCAAAACTTTGCCTCCATCTGCTAAAGTATTGTTTACAGCATTAATGAAAGCAGATTCTACTTCTTGTCTAGATGGTTGAATATCAGTTTTCAAACCATACGTACTTTCAATCAATAATGTTTCTACTCTTGGGAAATTCCAACTAGCAGCTTCAAACAAAATACTTTTTCCAAATTTAATATCACCAGAATAAACAAAGTTATGATCACCATTTCCAATATGAAAGTGACATAATGCAGAACCTAGAATATGACCTGCATTTGCAAGTACAAGTTTGATGTCAGGTGAAATATCAGTTACAGTTCCATATGGCAAAGTAATTGTTTGTCGCATAAGCTGTTTTACATCCCGTTCTGCATAGATTGGAGTTCTACCTTGTGCAGCAGCTACTTTGATTGCATCTAATTGAATTAAATTCATCATTGGAAGTGTAGGTTCAGTACAATAGATAGGACCTTTGTATCCATATTTGCACAATGTTGGCAAAAATCCAGTATGATCCAAATGTGCATGGCCAATTACTATAGCATCAAGTTCATCAAGAGTAATGTTAAGAGAATCTAATCTTGGAAATGCATCCATAGGAGAACGAGCTCCAGGATTTATTCCACAATCAATGAGGATTTTACTTTCAGGAGTAGATAATAATAGAGAAGATCGTCCTACCTGACCAAATCCTCCAAGGGTGTAAAGAGAAACTTCTGTTCTTTGAGTTAGTCTGGGTCTGAATATTTCATCACCAACTTGTTTGAGTTGTTTACTTCGTTCAGATGATGACTGTTTTAGAGTTGCATTAATTGTTTGAATAGTACGTGAAGGGATAGTGGTTGCTTTTCTTACTCGTAATCTCCAACCTATTTTTTCAGTTACTTCAGCATGATTGAATTCTTTTGCATTTCTTTGTAGTAACCATGGTCTTTTTGCTTCAACTGATACTTCTCCAGTTGCTGTATCAAAAATAGTTCCTTGAAGATTTGCTTCTTTTGGAACACATTCTGCTAAAATTTTTCTAGCTTCTGCTTCAGGTTTTCTAATTGATTCATCAGTTCTGACAACAATTCTTTTTTTAATTATGTTAACTAG is a window encoding:
- a CDS encoding beta-CASP ribonuclease aCPSF1 — encoded protein: MQRKYQEKELPPSSQNIMATILQSIPKEASVTKIEYEGPRIALYTNSPRYLMENNDTISNLVNIIKKRIVVRTDESIRKPEAEARKILAECVPKEANLQGTIFDTATGEVSVEAKRPWLLQRNAKEFNHAEVTEKIGWRLRVRKATTIPSRTIQTINATLKQSSSERSKQLKQVGDEIFRPRLTQRTEVSLYTLGGFGQVGRSSLLLSTPESKILIDCGINPGARSPMDAFPRLDSLNITLDELDAIVIGHAHLDHTGFLPTLCKYGYKGPIYCTEPTLPMMNLIQLDAIKVAAAQGRTPIYAERDVKQLMRQTITLPYGTVTDISPDIKLVLANAGHILGSALCHFHIGNGDHNFVYSGDIKFGKSILFEAASWNFPRVETLLIESTYGLKTDIQPSRQEVESAFINAVNNTLADGGKVLIPIPAVGRAQEIMMVIDHYMKSGEMVEAPVFTEGMISEASAIHESYPEYLARELKQKILETDDNPFDSEYFTNIEHADAREEPMRDNSPCIILATSGMLEGGPVLEYFKNIAPDKKNKVLFVSYQVNGTLGRRVLDGSKQATMLGKEGKVEVVSINCGVEKLDGFSGHSDYNQLMSFVQRLRPKLRRVLVNHGERSKSENLAMNIRRMYKVPAHYPQVQEAIKLF